Genomic window (Leptospira bouyouniensis):
CTAACAAACGAAAATGATAATCTGCATCTAAATGATGCCCTGCATATAAAATTTTCACCGTTTTCTTTTGTGTCTCTGGAGTACTAAACTCTGGTGTGAGCGCTTCAATCACTGCCCTTGCACCTAAATAACTTCCCCCAATTCCCACTACGACTAGGTATTGAGAATGTGACTGGATGGTCTCAGCTGCCTTTCTGATGGATTGTAATTCTTCTGGTTTGATTTGACTCGGAAGATTTACCCAACCTAAAAATTCACTTCCTAATCCGGACTGATTGAGTAACATTTGGCGGGCTTTCTCTGCTTTTTCCAATTCTTGATCTAAGTTGGATTGGTTCAGAAAGGGTTTCACAAAGCGATCCGATATTTTTAGATTCGACATAGCACCTGTCCTAAAATAATGTATAGCATCGAAAGGAAGATGAAGTGGATTCATTGAGAAGTAAAGAAAATTTGAATCATTTTGAAAGGATATTTGGAAAAACAAATTCCAAACCGCGATTGTTTGAAGCACCCGCAAGGATCAATATCATTGGGGAACATGTGGATTATTTGGGTGGAATTGTTCTACCAGCAGCGATCAATTTTTCGGTTCAAGTTTTCTTACGACCCAACCAATCGCAAATTTTCCAATTCCATTCTGTAACATATAATGAAACTGTAAAAGTCCAAAAACCTTTCCAATCCCATCCTACTTCTCCATGGACTGATTACATCACAGGAGTCATTGTTGAAATGGAAGCACTTGGATTTGATGTACCTGGTTTTGATCTTTTAGTCGATGGAAATATACCACAAGGTTCTGGCCTTTCCTCCTCAGCTGCCTTAGAGGTGGTCACTGGATTTGCAATTTCCGAAACATATGGTTTTGGGATTAAAAAAGAGGACATTGCTGTCATCGGTCAAAAAGCCGAAAACAATTTTGTAGGAACTAAATGTGGGATCATGGACCAATTCATCATCGCAGTTGGCAAAGAAAATGATTGTATCTCGCTGAATACCAATACTCTCTCCTATTCCTACCATCATTTTGAATTAGAAGATTATGAATTTTATCTCATCAATTCGAATGTTAAACACAACCTCAAGGACAGTGCCTATAACAAACGTAGGTTAGAATGTGAATCTGCTTTGGAAAAGATACAGGCAAAGTTCCCAAATTTTAAGCAACTTTATGATGTCACTTTGTCAAAAGAGGAATTGATTGATTGTGGTCTAACTGGAGACGAACTCAAACGTACAATTCATGTCACATCTGAGCGAGATAGGACAAAACAAGTCATCCAGGGTTTGGAATCGAATCAGTTTTCTCAAGTAGGTGTGTCTTTATTTGAAACTCATGAATCTCTTTCAAAAAATTTCGAAGTGTCTTGTGAAGAAACTGACTTTATCGTTTCGACCCTAAAGAGTTTGGGAGTCATCGGTGCGCGAATGATTGGAGGTGGATTTGGTGGGTGCGTACTCGTACTAGACAAAAAAAATCAGTTTGCTAAAATAAATGAGGAATTGAAAAAAAGTTATCAACAAAAATTTAACCTTGAGTTAGACTTCTACAAGTTTCAAATCTCAGACGGAGTGAAGGAAATTTTTACATGATCGAAAATTGGGATGATTATACTGTCGAAAGTGGAGACTTCAAAATGGAAGTCCTACAACAAAAATTTGTCCCTCTCCCTCCGTCTGCCGTTTACTTCGAGTTATCTGGTGAAATCAATTTATACAATTCCCAGGTGATGAAAGAAAATCTTGAAATATTGATTTCAAAAGGCATTCACCATATCTTTTTAAATTTTGAACAGGTGAGTTACATCGATAGTTCTGGACTTGGCGTTTGTTTGGGGATCCATTCTCGGCTCGTCAAACAACTAGGATACATACGAATCGTATCCCCTTCTGAAAAAGTACGTTATGTTTTAGAACTCACAAAACTCAAAAGCTTACTCCAAATTTTTCCAACTTTGGAGCAAGCTGTAAACCACAGTTAAAAATAACTTGGAAACAAAAATTTTAACTTAGCAATTTGTTCTGGGTTTCGTTTCTCCGGAGCAGTCACAAGTGAAAACTTTGTACTTCCCACCAAACTGGTATCATCCGACTTTCCTAATAAATCAATCAAAGTTGAAAGCAGTTTTTTTGCAGTATCCGCATTTGTACTCAAGTTAGCAAGAACCATTTCCAAAGTCACATGAGCTTCGTCTTCTTTCCAACAGTCATAATCAGTAGACATACAAACCATTTGGTATAAAATTTCTGCTTCTCTAGCTAGTTTTGCTTCTGGTAATACTGTCATATTGATGATGTCAGCACCCCATGACCGGTACATATGGGATTCTGCTCGAGTCGAAAAAAGCGGTCCTTCCATACAAATTAATGTTTTGTTCGTATGGATCGGGAGATTGATTTGTTTTGCAGCTTCTTCCACTTTTTTAGCTAAGCCTTGAGAAAACGGATCAGCAAAAGGAGCATGGGCAACCATTCCATTTTCAAAAAAAGTTGCATGTCGTGATTTGGTTCTGTCAATGATCTGTGATGGAATCACAAAATCACGTGGTGCAATTTCTTGTCGGAGACTTCCGACAGAACTAAAGGCAATGATTTCTTCAACACCTAACTGTTTTAATGCGGCAATGTTTGCACGAGCAGGAACTTCACTTGGATTTAAAAAATGACCTTTTCCATGCCTTGGTAAAAAGGCAATTTCTTTTCCTTTAAAACGACCAATGGTGATTTTATCGGAAGGTTTGCCCCATGGTGTATCAGGATGGATTTCGTTTAGAATTTCCATTCCATCGATCGAATATAAACCTGTTCCGCCAATCACCCCGATTTTCACTACATTTGCCATATGAATCCTCTTAAAGTGCAGTTTTCCTCTAACGATTTTGGTTGCATTCGTTTTTTAAGTTTCCAGACTGTAGAATGCTCATGGGAGAATACATGAAATCCAAAATCGTTTCCATCACAAGTATCACAGTTCTTTTTTTTATCACTGCCAGCATCACATCTGATAGTTCCTTTGATTTATCCACAGACTCCGATCGTAAATCAGTGAGTGTCACAATCTATAATGGCGGCATAGGTCTCGTCAGAGAAACACGTGTTCTGAACTTGGCAAAAGGGATTCGCACCTTACGATTTGAAGATGTCCCTTCCCAAATCATCCCACAAACCGTTCGTGTGAAAGGGGAAGATCCCAAAAAACTCACAGTCTTCGAGCAAAACTATGAATATGATCTCATTTCTCCAGAACGATTGATGGACAAATACATTGGTAAAGAAGTGACACTTTACCAGGACGGAAAAGAAAAAACAACTTCCGTGAAAGCAAAACTAATCTCCAATAATGGAAGCCCAGTTTACCAAATTGGGAACGAGGTATCCCTTGGATACAATGGACGAGTCACAGTCCCTACCATTCCTGAAAATTTATTCGCTAAACCAACGTTAGTTTGGAAGTTAAAAAATGATACAGAAAAAGAACAGTCTCTAGAAGTTTCTTACCAAACCAATGGGCTTGGATGGTCGGCAGATTACATCCTAGTTTTGGATAAGGATGAAAATGAATGTGGTCTCAATTCTTGGGTAACTTTAAATAACAACTCAGGGGCTGAATTCAAAAATGCAGTTTTGCAGTTAGTGGCAGGAAAAGTGAATTTACTTTCCAACCGCCCAGCTTATACACCACAACCTCGTTATACGAAAAAAACAATGGTAAAAGAATACGAAGAATCTGCTGATGCACCTGAATTTAATCAGGAAAATCTTTCCGAGTATTATTTATACACATTGGACCAACCTACAAATATCGGGTATAATCAAAC
Coding sequences:
- the galK gene encoding galactokinase → MDSLRSKENLNHFERIFGKTNSKPRLFEAPARINIIGEHVDYLGGIVLPAAINFSVQVFLRPNQSQIFQFHSVTYNETVKVQKPFQSHPTSPWTDYITGVIVEMEALGFDVPGFDLLVDGNIPQGSGLSSSAALEVVTGFAISETYGFGIKKEDIAVIGQKAENNFVGTKCGIMDQFIIAVGKENDCISLNTNTLSYSYHHFELEDYEFYLINSNVKHNLKDSAYNKRRLECESALEKIQAKFPNFKQLYDVTLSKEELIDCGLTGDELKRTIHVTSERDRTKQVIQGLESNQFSQVGVSLFETHESLSKNFEVSCEETDFIVSTLKSLGVIGARMIGGGFGGCVLVLDKKNQFAKINEELKKSYQQKFNLELDFYKFQISDGVKEIFT
- a CDS encoding DUF4139 domain-containing protein, yielding MKSKIVSITSITVLFFITASITSDSSFDLSTDSDRKSVSVTIYNGGIGLVRETRVLNLAKGIRTLRFEDVPSQIIPQTVRVKGEDPKKLTVFEQNYEYDLISPERLMDKYIGKEVTLYQDGKEKTTSVKAKLISNNGSPVYQIGNEVSLGYNGRVTVPTIPENLFAKPTLVWKLKNDTEKEQSLEVSYQTNGLGWSADYILVLDKDENECGLNSWVTLNNNSGAEFKNAVLQLVAGKVNLLSNRPAYTPQPRYTKKTMVKEYEESADAPEFNQENLSEYYLYTLDQPTNIGYNQTKQVQLFQSEGIEIKKYFVFENLPMYEGNEKNFNNATIKYIFKNAKKNNLGRPLPQGTIRVFKADSKGRQQLLGEDTIDHTPENEDVKIKTGQAFDVVANGKRLSYEVFKLSRGDKSSYSVEIRNRKKEPIEIRFYASLWGDWNITKSSHKFIKESSTKTYTDVPLKANEVVTLEYTVETKY
- the mtnP gene encoding S-methyl-5'-thioadenosine phosphorylase is translated as MANVVKIGVIGGTGLYSIDGMEILNEIHPDTPWGKPSDKITIGRFKGKEIAFLPRHGKGHFLNPSEVPARANIAALKQLGVEEIIAFSSVGSLRQEIAPRDFVIPSQIIDRTKSRHATFFENGMVAHAPFADPFSQGLAKKVEEAAKQINLPIHTNKTLICMEGPLFSTRAESHMYRSWGADIINMTVLPEAKLAREAEILYQMVCMSTDYDCWKEDEAHVTLEMVLANLSTNADTAKKLLSTLIDLLGKSDDTSLVGSTKFSLVTAPEKRNPEQIAKLKFLFPSYF
- a CDS encoding STAS domain-containing protein gives rise to the protein MIENWDDYTVESGDFKMEVLQQKFVPLPPSAVYFELSGEINLYNSQVMKENLEILISKGIHHIFLNFEQVSYIDSSGLGVCLGIHSRLVKQLGYIRIVSPSEKVRYVLELTKLKSLLQIFPTLEQAVNHS